The Haematobia irritans isolate KBUSLIRL chromosome 1, ASM5000362v1, whole genome shotgun sequence DNA segment CAACTTATATTTGATTTGTGTAGCTTAAGTGAGTGTGACAATGATGCAGCAGCTGCAGCTATATACAGAGCCTGCCTGTCGAATTGTTCCATTACACATTCAGTTGATGTCCAGAGCTTTGTGGCAAAACATACATTGGAGCTTAGTACATGCAGTTGTCATGAGGACGACATTCATCAGTCTTGCATTTGTGCAAGTAGTACTCCTCTGTGGTTTGGTTAGACCAGACAGTTGGACTGCCAATGGGACAATAGTAAACCGATATGATGCTGTTGTCAAGAGGCAGAAACGTTTCCTGGTCTTTGAAAAGGGTGCAGCCATCACAGTAAGTAGACAGACtcacatattaaaatattgttaCACAAATGGGCCACCACAtctatgacgatgatgatgatgatgtcgtTGGCCTAGTTGCAGGGCAATAATGCCAAAGCGGTGTTATCTGGTGTACCACGTGGATTGAATGTGCTTTTCGAGTATACGATATTTTATGAATTGCCAACAGGCCTAGATCTATCCGAGAagacaaattcaattttgaaaaatagagGAACTACCACCATCACCACAACAACCTCTACGACGAAAAAGCCACCAGATTTACTACATTTTCCGTACATTTGGATGAATAGACCTGTAAATTCTATTGAGGAGCCCCGTAGATATTCCAAATGTACACTTAAACATTTCTATGAAACAAATGCAAAATATCCACCCATTTGTTTGAGACGAATAAAAAGagtttcaaattttcatagacTTTCTGTATCACAACGATTATTCTATGACATTTTGGAGAAATGGTCACAACTGTAAGTTCGATAGTTTTCAAATTACATGATTTCTTCTGTGACATggcctttaattttttttcagtcaCGGTTTTTTGCCTCGCTATTGTTTCATGAGAACATTGTGTGAAGCTCGTCATTTACTTCTACCCTATGGCCACTCTCTATTGCATGACATAATTCAGATATTCTTAAGGTACAttgtaaatttgaaatttattttgaaatcacTTCATAGTACGATAATCATTATAATTTTTCTCTTATTCATAGCTACACCATTCCATGGGCTATGCATCATGAAACCTTTGGTCAATCTCTGAATCACCATCATTCCATTAACGATTGCTCCAGACTCTATGGATCACATTGTCGTGTCAGTTGGTTAAGTTTTGTAACAACATCAGTCCATGGCTCAATGactgattttatagaaaaattctaagTTTAAAGTAATGTCATGAGGAAAATGCCAAACAAATTCTAAAAGCAATTTTAAACATCAAGAAATAAATCGTaaggcaaaaataaaaaatattgtgtgaCAACCATAtgtctttgtatagaaattgtcATTATATGAATGGGTTTAAAATGATATGACTTGGCACAGTAGAGGGATTAGAAAGGTgacttttcaaaatgtttaaaaatggtGGCGAATTTAACAGTCATTTATACTCGCCTTAGATAGAGGAGTTGCTTCTCAATGAAACCCAAATACAATCGGacatcataattttaattcgagagattgttttttgttttttttttttgctacataGTCCGAAATATGTAGCATATTTAAAGTCCAACTATATCACCTCCGGGACAGTGTgtatttcctttttataccctgcgccactctgtggaacagggtattataagttagtgtatatgtttgtaacacccagaaggagacgagatagacacatggtgtctttggcaataatgctcagggtgggtccctgagtcgatataaccatgtccgtctgtccgtccgtctgcctgtgaacacatttttgtgatcaaagtctaggtcgcaatttaagtccaatcgccttcaaatttggcacatgttccttatttgggtcagaatataaccctattgattttggaagaaatcggttcagatttagatataactcccatatatatctttcgcccgatatgcactaatatggacccagcagccagagttttataccgatttgcttggaattttgtacaaccataacacttagtcgtatagtcaagtgtgcaaaattttattgaaataggttcagatttagatatagctcccatatatatctttcgcccgatatggacttatatggccccagaagccagatttttggccgaatttggttgatattttgcactaggagtacaattagtagtatagtcaagtgtgcaaaatttgattgaaatcggttcagatttagatatagctcccatatatatctttcgcccgatatggactaatatggtcctaaaagcctgagtttttgcccaatttggttgaaattttgcacagggagtagatttagcattgtagctatgcgtgctaaatttggttgaaatcgattcagatttagatatagctcccatatatatctttcgcccgatatgcacttatatggacccagaagccatagttttatcccgattagcttgaaattttgcacaaggagtacaattggtagtatagtcatatgtgccaaatttgattgaaatcggttcagatttagatatagcttccatatatatttttcgcccgatatggacttatatggccccagaagccagagttttggcccaatttcgttgaaattttgcactaggagtacaattagtaatatagtcatgtgtgccaaatttgattgaaatcggttcagatttagatatagctcccatatatatgtttttctgatttcgacaaaaatggtcaaaataccaacattttccttgttaaatcgtcactgcttagtcgaaaagttgtaaaaatgactctaattttcctaaacttctaatacatatatatcgagcgataaatcataaataaacgtttgcgaagtttccttaaagcttcagatttaaatgtttcccatatttttttactaaaaaggtgttccaaatcgagtgatatttaaatgtatgtatttgggacaaacctttatatataacacccaacacatttgacggatgtgatacggtatcgaaaatttagatctacaaagtggtgcagggtataatatagtcggccccgcccgactttagactttccttacttgtttttttgaatTGGTTTACAAATATTCGAGTTAAGGTTTTTGTCACATAGGCATTACCATACCAAAGGCCAGTTCTTTTCatcatttttgtagaattaaacCTGCCACAAACAAAACTTCTCTGTTATGCTGATTGCCAGGACATCCTATGTGAAACGATGTTTCCATTccatttgtttaaataataatACATGCCGTGTTATTCAGATGTATGAACATATGGTTCtacatatattaaaataattatattaggGTTGAttgttttgtatgaaaaatataAGAATTTGTAGATGGCTCAAATAGAAACCTTAAAGGGAGTTAGATGACCGATCATTGTCAggtaattgtttaatttttgttttacaatttttttctttttaaatatagaaaaaaatatattatattagaATTTTCGCTgttgtttaattgattttttgttttggtattattacattttttcgcAGTTCCTATCTATTTCAGTAAAGTATCGTAAGGTATAAGCAAAACAAATATCACATAGGTAACGTAGTGATCTAAAACGGAGAATGCTTGGAAAATCCAAATAATTGTCATTGGTCTcagcgaaatcttaaaaaaaatcacacgCTTGTATAACGTAAATCCGTCAACCATAAATAGCGAAAACATTGAGAAGCTCACGAAATTGTAAGCAGAAAGAATTCGAAAAACGCGAATTTGAAGATTGCAAAATGTCATCTTTTACATAAGTGGACAGTTTGATTTTTGACactcaaaaataattattataaacaTGTGTCCTATTAACTATATtcaccacacgcagagaagaaacatgattgtcacaatcatattcgaagagcaaaataatatgataggagctatttttgcggcgaccatgtaacattttcacctgcaaccatgttggctcagtgaacatggttctaagaaaaataaaattgtcctcatctaaaatgttattatattgataaaaagaattttgtttccattaaaagacaatggtcacgatctaaaatgttatgatattcgtcaaaaatgtttttattccagttaaaagaacatggtcacaacctaaaatgttttgatctttatgaaaaaacttttttcgtcgtcgaaaaaaggacgccagttgagaaaagaaaatacaaaattaactttatttatttgtttttatttatttataaactaattcattgtttatttgtatttataatgccgttcaagtaaatatcatatatttttacacactctattttatttcaatttcaacaataagtaattattccatatttacatcatacccatcaaatgtacaaacgcagacatcatgtaactgcaaataaaaataaatgatccatatagcaaaatgcagaacaaaaaccaggtaatttttttccaattacactttccttttttgtgttcacataaaaccatgtgccacttc contains these protein-coding regions:
- the LOC142237043 gene encoding uncharacterized protein LOC142237043, giving the protein MSRALWQNIHWSLVHAVVMRTTFISLAFVQVVLLCGLVRPDSWTANGTIVNRYDAVVKRQKRFLVFEKGAAITLQGNNAKAVLSGVPRGLNVLFEYTIFYELPTGLDLSEKTNSILKNRGTTTITTTTSTTKKPPDLLHFPYIWMNRPVNSIEEPRRYSKCTLKHFYETNAKYPPICLRRIKRVSNFHRLSVSQRLFYDILEKWSQLHGFLPRYCFMRTLCEARHLLLPYGHSLLHDIIQIFLSYTIPWAMHHETFGQSLNHHHSINDCSRLYGSHCRVSWLSFVTTSVHGSMTDFIEKF